In Candidatus Devosia phytovorans, the DNA window CGAGGTCAGGTTGGTGGCGATGACCTGATCGAATTTTTCGGGCGGAAAAGCTTCAAGGCTCGAGCGGAACTGCATGCCGGCATTGTTGATGAGGATATCGATCGGGCCGATTTCATCCTCGATGAAGCTGACGGCGTCGCCGATGCTGTCGCGGCTGGTGACGTCGAAGGTCACCGCGTTGACCGTGGCGCCGCTCTGGGCGAGGTCATGGGCAGCGGCGCCGAGAGCCACGCTGTCGCGGGCATTGAGCACGACGGCAGCGCCGGCGCGGGCGAGGGCGGTGGCCATGGCAAGGCCCAGTCCACGGCTGGAGCCGGTGACCAGCGCGCGCTTGCCGGTGAGATCGAAAGGATTGGTGTTCACGGCAAATCTCCGGTTCGACCCGAACCTACGCAGGCAGGCTTGCCGCGACAAGCTGAACTACCATACAAGGGGTAAATATTGCCGCAGCTTTCCCCGAATTGGACTTCCGCATGGTGGAAGTTTGTGGTGAGTTGCGCCCCGCGAGCCATGCGCCTGAAGCATGGGAAATGCATTCTCGGAAGGACGTTTGATGTCGACAGCGGATATTGGCCTGATCGGCCTGGCAGTGATGGGCTCCAACCTGGCGCTGAACATTGCCGAAAAAGGGTATACGATCGCCGTTCATAACCGCACCGCGTCGAAAATCGACGACTTCGTCGTGACGGCCAAAGAGCAGGGGCTCGACGGCAAGGTCATTCCCAAGGCCGATCTCGCGGATTTCATCCAGACGATCAAGGCGCCGCGTTCGATCATCATCATGGTCAAGGCCGGCCAGCCGGTCGACGACATGATCGAGCAGCTGCTGCCGCATCTGGAAAAGGGCGACGCGATCATCGAATGCGGTAATTCGCTCTATACCGATACGCAGCGCCGCTTTGACTACCTCAAGCCCAAGGGCATCGGTTACCTCGGCGTCGGCGTTTCCGGCGGCGAAGAGGGCGCGCGCCATGGTCCCTCGATCATGGTCGGTGGCTCCAAGGAACAGTGGCACAATGCCGAGCCGGTGCTGACCGCCATCGCTGCCCAGTTCAACGGCGAGAGCTGCTGCGCCTATCTCGGCGAAGGCGGCGCCGGCCACTTCGTCAAGATGATCCATAACGGCATCGAATATGGCGACATGCAGATGATCGCCGAAATCTATGGGGTGATGCGCGACGGCCTGGGCATGTCTGCCAAGGAATGCGCCGGTGTGTTCCAGGAATGGAACAAGGGTCCGCTCAATTCCTACCTGATCGAAATCACCGGCCATGTGCTGGATGCCGTCGATGCGGATACCGGCAAGCCGCTGGTCGATCTGATCCTCGACAAGGCCGGCCAGAAGGGCACCGGCATGTGGTCGGCTGTCGTCGCCCAGCAGATGGGCGTTCCTGCGACGGCCATCGAGGGCGCCGTTGCGGCGCGTTCGCTGTCGTCACGCAAGGATGAGCGCGTTGCCGCCGAAGCCATCTATGGCAAGCCGAACCGTGCCAAGACCGATGTCACCCTCGCTGACCTCGAAAAGGCGCTGCTCGCCGGCAAGATCGTCTCCTATGCCCAGGGCTTTGCGGTCATCAACAAGGCTTCGGAAGAATTCGGCTGGTCGCTGCCGCTGGCCACGATCGCCAAGATCTGGCGCGCTGGCTGCATCATTCGGTCCCGGTTCCTGGATCAGATGTCCTCGGCCTATGAAAAGGGCGGCAACACCAATCTTCTCGTCGTGCCGGACTTCGTGGAGATCATGAAGGATGCTCACCCGAGCCTGCGCAAGGTCGTGGCTGCCGCGGCTGTCGGCGAATTCCCGATGATCTGCCTTTCGGCTTCGCTGAGCTTTTTCGATAGCTACCGTCAGGCGCAGGGCACGGCCAACCTGACGCAGGGCCAGCGCGATTTCTTCGGCGCCCACGGTTTCGAGATCGAGGGTCGCGGCAGCGACCTGCACGGGACCTGGCCGTCGACGCTGGGCAAATAGGCGCCAGCCATCATATTCGGAAGAGCCCCGCTTCGGCGGGGCTTTTTTATGCGCGCAGGCGGTCGTCGGTGTGGTGCGCGAGAGTGTCGGGCACAGCGCGGAGCTGCGGGGCGCCGAGGATAGCGCGGTCCTTGCCGGTGCGCTTGGCGTCGTAAAGGGCCCGATCGGCGTCGGCCATCATCTCGGTGATGGACTCCTTGCGGTGGCCCGAGTGGAGGCCCACGCTGAGTGTGATGACGTGATCGGCGGGAATAGCGGAAAAGCTGGCCTGAGCCAGTTCGCCGCGAATGTCGGCGGCGCGATCGAGCAGATCCGTGCGGTTGATGTCGCGGTAAAACAGGGTGAACTCCTCGCCGCCGGTGCGTGAAACCAGATCGGCATCGCCGCGCAGGCTCAGGATATGGGCGACGGAGGCGATGACATTGTCGCCGACACCATGGCCATAGCTGTCGTTGACCAGCTTGAAGTTGTCGATATCGATGATCATCACCCCGGGACGGGCATGGTCGCGCAGGCTGGCGTGCAGTTTTTGTACGCCCTTGTCGAAGCCGCGGCGGTTGAGCAGGCCAGTGAGGAAGTCGCGATTGGCCTCCAGAGAGAGCTCATCGAACAGTTTCAGCGCCAGGGCGGCGAGGAAGGCAAGCCCGATGGCAATGGCGAGGATGGGCGTGGCGGCCTGTACGGTGGCCCAATAGGCGGAATCGCGGAAAGAGCCGCCCGCATTGGTATCCAGTTGCTTGAGCAGGGTTGCCGCAGGGCGGAGGATGGACAGGGCAGTCAGGCCCAGCGTCAGGCCGATGAACAGCCAATCCAGGCCCTTGAGCGAGGAGACGCGGAAGAGTTTCCAGGCCGTGGTGGCGGTAATGATCACATAGGCGACGCTGACCACATAGATGCGGGCTTCGGTCGAGGGCGCGATGACGAGGAACCACATGAAACCTGCCGCAGAGGCCAGGCTTGTAACCACAAAAAGGGTAGTCGGCACGGGTGTCTTTACACGCAGCAAGGCTCCGATGCAGGCAGAGGCAATGGCGACGAGGAAAAACAGATTGGCCGCGACGCGTGAAGCAATCGAGTCAAACCCGGGAAGGAAGTCGTTGACGACAAAGGCCAAACCACAGGTGAGAAAGGCAAGGGCCAGCATGCCGAGGTAGGTCTGGTCCGGCCGTTTCCGCCAGAGCAGCAGAAAGGTCGCGACCAGGATCGCAGAAATGCCTGGATTCAATAGCGTGAAGAAAAAATGCCCGGTCAATGGCCTAAAATATCCGCGTCTGCCCCGCGGCCATCAGGCCTCAATTCCGATAAGGAAGCGTTAAATCAGAGTATTGAACCTAGTCACATTTGCGGTCATGCGAGGCTCTCAGGCAAAGGTCTGGAACATCACGAAACTGTCCACATAGCCGTGGACGGGATGGTTGAAGGCTTTGGGCAGGGTGCCGACGATGTCGAAGCCCAGGCTCTGCCAGAGGGCGACGGCGCGGGTGTTGGTGGAGACGACGTGGTTGAACTGCATGGCACGGAAGCCGCGCTCGCGGGCGCGGATTAGCGAGTGCTGGCACATGGAGCGGGCGATGCCCTTGCCCTGTGCGGCCGGGGCGGTCATGTAGCCGCAATTGGCGACATGGGCACCGCCGCCCTGCTGATTGGCCATGAGATAATAGGTGCCGAGGACCTGGCCATCCTGTTCGGCGACGAAGACTTCGTGGGTGGGGCCGAACCAGTAGGCTTGAACGCCCGCCGCATCGAGATCTGTGGCGATGGCATAGGTTTCGCCGGCGGCCAGGGTTGGCGCGACAATGGCGAGGATGGCAGCGATGTCGACGTCAGTGGCGGGGCGGATGGTCGTCTGTGTCATCGTCTTCAATCGGGGCTACGCGCAACTGGCCGGGCGGCGGCGTGCCGGGCACGTGCGGATGGTCGGCAATGGAGGGGCGGCGGCCCAGTTCGAACCGCCAGGCGGCAATGGCAAAGATGACCAGCGAGATCACCACGGCAATGGCGCAGGCGATGAAGGGGGCGCCGGGGAAATAGTGACCGGAGGTGGGTGCCGCTGTGTAGTAGGAAAAGATTTGCGTGGCGCCGAGCGGGCCGATGATGGTGGCGAGCGATGAGGCCGCGTTGACGGCGCCCTGAAGCTCGCCCTGGCTATTGTCGGGGACCTGGCGGGACAGGATACCGTTGATGGCGGGCGGGGCAAAACCGCTGACCGTGCCGACGGCGATGAAAAGGTAGAGCTGGTAGACATCGGCCGAAAAAGCGATGCCGGCAAAGGCGGCGGTGGCCGCCAGCAGGCCGACGATGCCGACCGCAGGTTCGCCGATGCCCTTGGAGAGCGGGGCGGCGAGGACGGCCTGGCTGAAGGCGAAGCCGATGCCGAAGGCGCCCAGCGTGCGGCCGATGGTGGAGGAGGTGAAGGAAAACACTTCCACGGTGAAATAGCTGAAGATCGTGGGCAGAGCCTGGGTCGCCAGCTGGAGGAAAAACAGTACGGCCAGAAGCCAGATGACCGAGGGATATTTGCGGAGAGCCACAATGGCGCCGAGGGGATTTGCGCGGCGGATATCAAACTTGCGACGGCTGGCCTTGGGCAGGCTTTCGGGCAGGACCAGCAGACCGAAGAGGAAATTGGCAAAGGCGAGGCCAGCAGCGGCATAGAAGGGCACGCGGGGGCCCAGCTCGCCAAGCTCGCCGCCGATCACCGGGCCGATGATGAAGCCCAGACCAAAAGCCGCGCCGATGAGCCCGAAGCGATGCGTGCGCTTATGAGGCGGGGTAATGTCGGCCATATAGGCCGTGGCGGTGGCAAGGGCTGCGCCAGCGATGCCGGCGATGATGCGACCGATGAAGAGATACCAGACGAAGGGGGCGATCGACATCATCAGGTAGTCGAAGGTCAGCCCCAGCAGGGATGCCAGAAGGATGGGGCGGCGGCCAAAGCGGTCGGAGAGATTGCCCAGGATGGGCGAGAATATGAACTGCATGGCCGCATAGACGAAGACCAGATAGCCGCCTATCACCGCCGCATTGGCGACGCTGCCGCCGGTAAGATCCTCAAGCAGCTCGGGCAGGACCGGGACAATGATGCCGACGCCGATCATGTCCAGCAGGATCGTCACCAGAATACAGGTGAGGGTCAGGCGTGAGCGGGTGGCGGCTTGCATGCTGGTGGCGCTAACCTTTTGAGCTAAGGCTGGTCTGGCGGTGTCGCGCAGTTGACACAGCACTGGTCAGCAACGCAAGGCCGAAGGGGTCGGCATGGTTCCATGCAGGCGGCGTTACTCGTCGGTGCCGGGTGACGCCAGGGGCGTGACTTCATAGCCATAAAGCC includes these proteins:
- a CDS encoding TCR/Tet family MFS transporter — its product is MQAATRSRLTLTCILVTILLDMIGVGIIVPVLPELLEDLTGGSVANAAVIGGYLVFVYAAMQFIFSPILGNLSDRFGRRPILLASLLGLTFDYLMMSIAPFVWYLFIGRIIAGIAGAALATATAYMADITPPHKRTHRFGLIGAAFGLGFIIGPVIGGELGELGPRVPFYAAAGLAFANFLFGLLVLPESLPKASRRKFDIRRANPLGAIVALRKYPSVIWLLAVLFFLQLATQALPTIFSYFTVEVFSFTSSTIGRTLGAFGIGFAFSQAVLAAPLSKGIGEPAVGIVGLLAATAAFAGIAFSADVYQLYLFIAVGTVSGFAPPAINGILSRQVPDNSQGELQGAVNAASSLATIIGPLGATQIFSYYTAAPTSGHYFPGAPFIACAIAVVISLVIFAIAAWRFELGRRPSIADHPHVPGTPPPGQLRVAPIEDDDTDDHPPRH
- a CDS encoding GGDEF domain-containing protein, which produces MTGHFFFTLLNPGISAILVATFLLLWRKRPDQTYLGMLALAFLTCGLAFVVNDFLPGFDSIASRVAANLFFLVAIASACIGALLRVKTPVPTTLFVVTSLASAAGFMWFLVIAPSTEARIYVVSVAYVIITATTAWKLFRVSSLKGLDWLFIGLTLGLTALSILRPAATLLKQLDTNAGGSFRDSAYWATVQAATPILAIAIGLAFLAALALKLFDELSLEANRDFLTGLLNRRGFDKGVQKLHASLRDHARPGVMIIDIDNFKLVNDSYGHGVGDNVIASVAHILSLRGDADLVSRTGGEEFTLFYRDINRTDLLDRAADIRGELAQASFSAIPADHVITLSVGLHSGHRKESITEMMADADRALYDAKRTGKDRAILGAPQLRAVPDTLAHHTDDRLRA
- a CDS encoding N-acetyltransferase — encoded protein: MTQTTIRPATDVDIAAILAIVAPTLAAGETYAIATDLDAAGVQAYWFGPTHEVFVAEQDGQVLGTYYLMANQQGGGAHVANCGYMTAPAAQGKGIARSMCQHSLIRARERGFRAMQFNHVVSTNTRAVALWQSLGFDIVGTLPKAFNHPVHGYVDSFVMFQTFA
- the gndA gene encoding NADP-dependent phosphogluconate dehydrogenase, whose protein sequence is MSTADIGLIGLAVMGSNLALNIAEKGYTIAVHNRTASKIDDFVVTAKEQGLDGKVIPKADLADFIQTIKAPRSIIIMVKAGQPVDDMIEQLLPHLEKGDAIIECGNSLYTDTQRRFDYLKPKGIGYLGVGVSGGEEGARHGPSIMVGGSKEQWHNAEPVLTAIAAQFNGESCCAYLGEGGAGHFVKMIHNGIEYGDMQMIAEIYGVMRDGLGMSAKECAGVFQEWNKGPLNSYLIEITGHVLDAVDADTGKPLVDLILDKAGQKGTGMWSAVVAQQMGVPATAIEGAVAARSLSSRKDERVAAEAIYGKPNRAKTDVTLADLEKALLAGKIVSYAQGFAVINKASEEFGWSLPLATIAKIWRAGCIIRSRFLDQMSSAYEKGGNTNLLVVPDFVEIMKDAHPSLRKVVAAAAVGEFPMICLSASLSFFDSYRQAQGTANLTQGQRDFFGAHGFEIEGRGSDLHGTWPSTLGK